In one window of Trichocoleus sp. FACHB-46 DNA:
- a CDS encoding ParM/StbA family protein produces the protein MLRKSTLAHLRIFGVAGEMAHRFQVSSLPINLGVALPFNEYLSDQHEVARALQEAHHFTYRGRDVELLPQVIKILPEGAGLVQWRKIQAAKQGETNQTYVVVMVGYRDLTFLVLRQGKPPTGEPSSTVKLGYLECLQSLAQGICQPESSYLLDALLHGQGTVAFPD, from the coding sequence ATGCTTCGCAAGAGTACCCTGGCTCATCTGCGTATTTTTGGAGTGGCTGGAGAAATGGCGCACCGCTTCCAGGTGTCATCCTTACCCATCAACCTGGGAGTCGCCTTGCCCTTTAATGAATATCTCTCGGATCAACATGAAGTGGCTCGGGCCTTACAGGAGGCGCATCACTTTACTTACCGGGGTCGAGATGTTGAACTCTTGCCCCAGGTGATTAAAATTCTGCCGGAAGGAGCAGGGCTCGTGCAGTGGCGCAAAATTCAGGCAGCCAAGCAAGGAGAAACGAATCAAACCTATGTGGTGGTGATGGTGGGCTATCGGGATTTGACCTTTCTCGTTTTGCGTCAAGGCAAACCGCCAACCGGAGAACCGAGCAGCACGGTCAAACTGGGGTATTTGGAATGCTTGCAATCGCTCGCTCAGGGCATTTGTCAGCCGGAAAGCTCATATCTGCTCGATGCCCTGCTGCATGGACAGGGTACCGTTGCCTTTCCGGACTAG